One genomic region from Microcystis panniformis FACHB-1757 encodes:
- a CDS encoding inorganic diphosphatase, protein MDLSRIPAQPKPGLINVLVEITAGSKNKYEFDKDLNAFALDRVLYSSVQYPCDYGFVPNTLADDGDPLDGMVIMDQPTFPGCVITARPIGMLEMIDGGDRDEKILCVPAKDPRYAEVKSLKDVSPHRLEEIAEFFKTYKNLEKKVTEILGWKDVDAVNALVEQCIAAYK, encoded by the coding sequence GTGGATTTATCGCGCATTCCTGCCCAACCGAAACCCGGTTTAATTAATGTTTTAGTGGAAATTACCGCCGGTAGTAAGAATAAATACGAGTTTGATAAGGATTTAAACGCCTTTGCGCTCGATCGCGTTCTCTATTCTTCGGTACAATATCCCTGTGATTATGGTTTTGTTCCCAATACCCTCGCCGATGACGGCGATCCTTTAGATGGTATGGTGATCATGGATCAGCCTACTTTCCCCGGCTGTGTGATTACGGCGCGTCCTATTGGTATGTTAGAAATGATCGATGGTGGTGATCGCGATGAAAAAATTCTCTGTGTTCCCGCTAAAGATCCCCGTTATGCAGAGGTAAAATCTCTTAAAGATGTCTCTCCCCATCGCTTGGAAGAAATCGCCGAGTTTTTCAAAACCTATAAAAATCTAGAGAAAAAAGTCACAGAAATTCTCGGTTGGAAAGATGTGGACGCAGTAAATGCTTTAGTTGAACAGTGTATTGCTGCTTATAAGTAA
- a CDS encoding N-acetylmannosamine-6-phosphate 2-epimerase has product MRIETLKSGLIVSCQAPVESSLHDPIIIAAMAHACVDRGACGVRIDSPAHLKATRQQLPDIPIIGLWKRNYPHCSVYITPKYQDALAIADAGADIIALDATPRKRPDDENLATIIDRIHRETGKLVMADIDSLESAIYAVAAGADIVGTTLYGYTEATKQLQPPSFSFLEELVNKLSVPIICEGGISTPTEAKKALEVGAYSVVVGTAITGIDLKTSTFLQGILSKD; this is encoded by the coding sequence ATGAGAATAGAAACCTTAAAATCGGGTTTAATCGTCTCCTGTCAAGCGCCAGTGGAGTCATCTCTGCACGATCCTATAATTATTGCTGCCATGGCTCATGCTTGCGTGGATAGGGGTGCTTGTGGGGTAAGAATTGATAGTCCCGCTCATCTGAAAGCCACCCGTCAACAATTGCCGGATATACCGATAATTGGACTCTGGAAACGCAATTATCCCCATTGTTCGGTATATATTACTCCCAAATATCAAGATGCTCTCGCCATTGCCGATGCGGGGGCCGATATAATTGCCTTGGATGCTACCCCAAGAAAGCGCCCCGATGATGAAAATTTAGCCACAATTATCGATCGTATTCATCGGGAAACTGGTAAATTAGTCATGGCAGATATAGACTCGCTCGAAAGTGCTATTTATGCCGTGGCAGCCGGTGCTGATATTGTCGGTACAACTCTTTACGGTTACACAGAAGCCACTAAACAGCTGCAGCCGCCGAGTTTTTCTTTCCTAGAAGAATTAGTTAATAAGTTATCAGTTCCTATTATCTGTGAAGGAGGAATATCGACTCCAACAGAAGCCAAAAAAGCCCTAGAAGTTGGTGCATATTCGGTAGTTGTTGGCACGGCAATTACAGGGATCGATTTAAAAACTAGCACTTTTTTACAAGGAATTTTATCAAAAGATTAA
- a CDS encoding AI-2E family transporter yields MVEIKVVPPKRNWVQTWWQSLNSLSRLLVIALAAPLIVLNAWALSAIFGYFESLFVILLIAAVLSFLLGYPVTWLERQGLKRGLAAIVVSLITILIFVAVGITLVPLVFTQAQQFVNRLPEWLDSGQRQLMQLDTKIDTMNLPIPISFDGVIAQFNSRLGAELQILAGRSVNLALNLTVFTVVRVLDVLLTIILTFYLLLHSPDIWRSIIQWLPKPVQQPFSLTLRLSFQNYFVGQVICATCMALGLVTAFLSIKVPFGLLFGLLIGTMALIPFGGTVGIVTVTALLALRDIGLALQVLAVAVVVQQIVENGIAPRILGSVTGLNPFWVLVSVLTGARVGGLLGVIIAVPMAVMIKEALEVIRQVTPEETKYGIIKPSLPLESESSSEVVSR; encoded by the coding sequence ATGGTGGAAATTAAAGTCGTTCCCCCGAAACGCAATTGGGTTCAGACGTGGTGGCAATCCCTGAATTCCCTATCTCGCTTACTGGTGATTGCTCTAGCTGCACCACTTATAGTTCTGAATGCCTGGGCATTATCGGCAATTTTTGGCTATTTTGAATCTTTATTTGTTATTTTACTGATAGCGGCCGTTCTATCTTTTCTCTTGGGTTATCCGGTGACTTGGTTGGAACGTCAGGGATTAAAACGGGGTTTAGCTGCGATTGTGGTTTCCCTGATCACGATTTTAATTTTTGTGGCCGTGGGAATCACCCTAGTTCCCTTAGTCTTCACCCAAGCACAGCAATTTGTCAACAGATTGCCAGAATGGTTAGACTCAGGACAGCGCCAACTGATGCAACTAGATACCAAAATCGACACGATGAATCTACCGATTCCGATCAGTTTCGATGGTGTTATCGCTCAGTTTAACAGTCGTTTAGGGGCAGAATTGCAAATTTTAGCGGGAAGAAGCGTTAATTTAGCCCTTAATCTCACCGTTTTTACCGTGGTGCGAGTGCTTGATGTGCTGCTAACCATTATCCTCACCTTTTATCTACTTCTCCACAGTCCCGATATCTGGAGGAGTATTATCCAATGGTTGCCCAAACCCGTCCAACAACCCTTTTCCCTAACCCTACGCTTAAGTTTTCAGAATTACTTTGTCGGCCAGGTGATTTGTGCCACCTGCATGGCCCTGGGATTAGTCACGGCATTTTTATCGATTAAAGTCCCTTTTGGTCTTCTATTCGGCCTCTTGATTGGCACCATGGCCTTAATCCCTTTTGGGGGAACTGTAGGCATTGTCACGGTGACAGCTTTACTAGCTTTGCGCGATATTGGTTTAGCTCTGCAAGTTTTAGCCGTAGCTGTAGTGGTGCAGCAAATTGTCGAAAACGGCATTGCTCCCCGGATTTTGGGCAGTGTCACCGGGTTAAATCCCTTTTGGGTGTTGGTCTCGGTCTTGACGGGGGCGCGAGTGGGCGGTTTACTAGGGGTGATTATCGCGGTTCCCATGGCAGTAATGATCAAGGAAGCTTTGGAGGTTATCCGTCAAGTGACACCGGAGGAGACAAAATACGGGATAATTAAACCCTCTCTCCCCCTAGAATCGGAATCCTCTAGCGAGGTGGTTTCTCGCTGA
- a CDS encoding IS630 family transposase — translation MINLEFTEEEKNSLYYERFHHPHPRVQLKMEVLWLKSQKIPHQKICQLAGISPNTLLTYLRDEQEGGIEKLKEINFYRPKSELESQKETLKKYFEKNPPATINEAVYRREELTGIKRSPTQVRKFLKSMGMKCLKIGSLPSKADPDEQEDYKEKKLEPRLNEAKEGKRAVFFVDAAHFVMGAFLGFVWCFERLFVKSPSGRKRFNVLGALNAITHEVILVTNDNYITATQVCELRSKIAALGLMIPITLVLDNARYQKCKIVEELALSLSIELLYLPSYSPNLNLIERLWKLVKKKCLYGKYYENFSDFSSAIYECLNDAHLKHKKELDSLLTLRFQKFNKSQIMNV, via the coding sequence ATGATTAACCTAGAATTCACGGAAGAAGAAAAGAACTCACTGTATTATGAAAGATTTCATCATCCCCATCCCCGGGTTCAACTGAAGATGGAAGTTCTCTGGTTAAAAAGCCAAAAGATACCGCACCAAAAAATTTGTCAGTTAGCAGGAATCTCGCCAAATACCTTATTAACCTATCTTCGAGATGAGCAAGAGGGCGGAATAGAAAAATTAAAAGAAATCAACTTCTATCGCCCTAAAAGTGAATTAGAGTCTCAAAAAGAAACCCTCAAAAAATACTTCGAGAAAAATCCACCAGCCACAATAAATGAAGCTGTATATAGAAGAGAAGAATTGACAGGAATAAAACGAAGTCCTACCCAAGTGAGAAAATTCTTAAAATCAATGGGAATGAAATGTTTAAAAATAGGTTCTCTTCCTTCTAAAGCTGACCCAGATGAACAAGAGGACTACAAAGAAAAAAAGCTAGAACCCAGACTAAATGAGGCTAAAGAAGGAAAAAGGGCTGTTTTTTTTGTTGATGCCGCTCACTTCGTCATGGGAGCATTTCTCGGTTTTGTTTGGTGTTTTGAGAGACTTTTTGTTAAGTCACCGAGCGGGCGTAAACGCTTCAATGTTTTAGGAGCATTAAATGCAATAACTCATGAAGTTATTCTGGTTACGAATGACAATTATATTACGGCAACTCAAGTCTGTGAACTCCGGTCAAAAATAGCTGCTTTAGGACTAATGATTCCCATCACTCTCGTATTAGATAATGCCCGCTATCAGAAATGTAAAATTGTTGAAGAATTGGCTCTTTCTTTGTCAATAGAGCTGCTCTATCTGCCGTCTTATTCACCTAATCTAAATTTAATTGAAAGGCTGTGGAAATTGGTCAAAAAGAAATGTTTATATGGTAAATATTATGAGAACTTTTCTGACTTTTCTTCAGCTATTTATGAATGTCTGAATGATGCCCATCTGAAACATAAAAAAGAACTGGATTCCTTGCTGACTCTACGATTTCAGAAGTTTAATAAATCTCAGATTATGAACGTCTAA
- a CDS encoding type II toxin-antitoxin system PrlF family antitoxin, protein MAATMAPCPESTLTDRYQTTIPDSVRKALGLNKRDKICYNIQADGKVWISRADGAEESDPVLGKFLNFLAQDMEQNPQHIQAISSNLVNHVQSLVCGVDLDLDAPLLDEDE, encoded by the coding sequence ATGGCTGCAACGATGGCCCCATGCCCAGAATCCACTCTTACCGATCGCTATCAGACTACAATTCCCGATTCTGTTCGCAAAGCCCTTGGCTTGAATAAGCGTGATAAAATCTGCTACAACATACAGGCCGACGGCAAAGTATGGATTTCCCGGGCTGACGGGGCAGAAGAAAGTGATCCAGTGCTTGGGAAATTTCTGAATTTTCTTGCACAAGATATGGAACAGAACCCTCAACATATACAGGCAATTAGTTCTAACCTAGTCAATCATGTTCAATCCTTGGTCTGTGGGGTTGATCTGGATCTTGATGCACCACTTCTGGATGAGGACGAATAA